The Vibrio syngnathi DNA window AGAAAAAACTCATTCCACTCTCACCAAGTTTCTTACTAAACAGACCTGGGCTTTGACTAGAATCCACCGGACAGTCAGAAAGAATCATATCGAGCTTATGCTGAGAGAGCTGTTCGAGTAGCATTTCATGGGTCGACTCAAAACAGCGTAAATGAATACTGTTATCTGGTGGAATGGTCGACATCAAGATCTTGCTGACAAGCCTTTTAGACAATGCATCTGCCACACCAACATCAAACAGAATATTGGAGTGCTGGCTGTAATTCACGATATCCAACATCTCGTAACTCAAGCCAAACATACGGTCAGCGTACTTAAAGACCAGCTGCCCAAGCTCTGTAGGCTCAACACTGCGACCATTGCGCTTGGTCAACTTGCCATCCATACGCTCTTCTAAGGCTTTTATCTGACCAGTTACCGTTTGTGGTGTTAGGAATAGGGCTTCTGCAGCTTTGGTAACAGAGCCTTGCTTGCAAACCATCCAGAAGTAATAAAGGTGGTTATAGTTGAGGTGCGACATAAGTGTGCCGTAATAAAGAGTAGATGACCTGTTATATCAAATATGACACCACCGCTCAACAAACTCGGAAAAACCAGACTTAACTAAGCATTACTGCTTATTTTTACGAAGTGTCTGATTTCATAATGTAATATTTCAGCGATTATTTTCAATTTTTCTCTAACTTTTAAGATCTATATCACCCATTAAAAACAAGAATAAAATAAATTAAAAACAACAACTTAAACACGATCCATTTCAAGAGTTAATATTTAAAGGGCAAATCATCACAAAAAAGTCTCACCTAAACCAAAATGTAATATTACTGAAATATTTGTTCTCTAACATCACGCTCAGATTAAACAAACAGACCAAACACAGACTAAAACGGTCCAATGGAGAAAACATTATGAACCAAGCTACTACTGCAGCAGCGCCTATCTCGAGCACAACTCGTTGGCTACGCTGGGCTAACTTGGCATTCATGCTTTACCTACTATTACTTTCAGTTTCAATGGTTGGTACAGGCTTCAAATGGGCAACAGGCGAGCAAGCAAAGGTTCTTTTCGAATTTGCTTCACACCCAGTTGCAGGCTTAATGATTGGTTTAGTGGCAACAGCACTTATTCAATCATCAAGTACAGTTACTTCAATTATCGTTGGCCTTGTGGCAGGTGGTTTACCTGTTGAGCTAGCAATCCCTATGATCATGGGTGCAAACATTGGTACAACAGTAACCAATACACTAGTTAGCCTTGGTCATGTTCGTTGTAAAGAAGAGTTCAAACGTGCATTCGCAAGTGCGACGATTCACGACTTCTTTAACCTATTAGCTGTTGCTATCTTCCTACCACTAGAGATGGCGTTTGGTATTCTAGAGAAAATTTCTCACTGGTTAGTATCACCGATGCTAGCAACAGGTGATATGAGCATGGGTGGTCTTAACTTCATCAAGCCAATCACTAAACCAGTAGTCAGTGCGATTAAAGAACCACTATCAACGTTTGGCGACACTGTTGGCGGGGTTATGCTTATCGTTCTTGGTATTGCGACTATCTTCGTAGCTATCACGGTAATGGGTAAGCTAATGAAGAGCCTGATGGTTGGTCGTGCTCGTGAGATTCTAAAGAACGCAATCGGTCGTGGTCCTATCCACGGTATCGCTTCTGGCTCTATCGTAACTATCCTTGTTCAGTCTTCTTCTACGACAACAAGCTTGATGGTTCCACTAGTAGGTTCAGGTGTTCTTAAAGTACGTGACGTTTACCCATTCACTTTGGGTGCAAACATCGGTACATGTATTACGGCTCTACTTGCAGCTACAGCAGTATCTGGTGAGTTCGCAGTATTCGCACTACAGATTGCTCTAGTACACTTGGTGTTTAACATCATGGCAACGGTATTCATCTTCGGTATTCCGTTCCTACGTGAACTACCAGTGAAAGCAGCTGACATCATTTCTGATATGGCTGTGAAGAACAAATCTGTAGTCGCTGGCTACCTTGTTGCGGTATTCCTTGTACTGCCTGGTACCGTGTTAGCTCTAACTGCTTAATAATTAGATAGCTTAACCGCTAAGACACATCGCTTATAGCAAAGCCCGCAACCTCCTAGGTTGCGGGCTTTTTCTTTTAAGAGCTGATGAGGGAAGCAAAAGAAGATGTGGGATTCGAGTAGCAAGCGATGAAAAGCAACCGTCACTCCCTACAGCGAGGAACGAGCGTGATAGGGAATCTAACAAACACACCACGAAAGAGATTCCCTACTCCCTCCTTCGTCAGTCTAGGGAATGACGACACCTCATGCTCTTCGAATCTCAATTACCCGCATCAAAAAAACATCATTTCCTACAGCGAGGTACGAGCATGATAGGGAATCTCACAAACACACCACGAAAGAGATTCCCTACTCCCTCCTTCGTCAGTCTAGGGAATGACGACACCTCATGTTCTGCGTATCTCGTCACCGATCTACCGATACAAAAAAGGCTGCACAGAGGCAGCCTTTCAATCAAACAAAACGAATGAGATTAAACCGAGAATGGGTACTTAATCGCTTCGTGGCATTCGTAACCTTCAACCCAGAAGTCATCCATCGTTACCCATGTTTCCAAATCTTCTAGAGACTTAATCTCCGGGTTGATATGGAATGTTGGGCCAGCTAACGGCTCACGCTTCAACTGAACATCGCGCATTGGTGCAAGTTGATCTTCGTAAATATGAGCATTCACCAGCTTGTGGTAAGCCACACCCGCTTTCTTGCCTGTGATCTGCGCCATAATAGTGAGGAACACATACACTTGAACCATATTGAAATTCAGACCTAAAGGCACATCACAAGAGCGCTGAGTACTGTTTAGGTACAGAGTGTCACCAAGTAGAGAGAAGTGGTGGCTGTACATACACGGACGCAAACATCCCATGTGGAACTCACCTGGGTTGTAGAAGTTTAAGATCTCGCCGCGGTCATCAATACCGTTAGTTAGATCATCAACAATCTTCTTCAGTTGGTCGATATGACCGCCGTCAGGTTTTGCCCATGCACGTCCTTGAACGCCATAAACACGGCCCATGTCATCTTCACCCTTACGGTAAGGGTTATTCAGCCATGCCTCGTTCAAGTTTGAATTCGCATCCCAGGTTTTAGTCCCTAGCTTGCGAAAATCTTCAGCATTGTCGTAACCACGGATATAACCAAGCAGTTCAGCAACTGCGGCTTTCCAAAAGCTTTTACGTGTTGTTACCAGTGGGAATTGGTTATTACCAACATCATATTCAAGGTCAGCATTGATAACGGTTAGGCAGCGCTTGCCCGTGCGTTCATTTTCAATCCAAGTACCGTCATCAACGATACGCTGACAGAGATCTAAATACTGTTTCACACCAATTCCTTACTTCGTTTGTTGTGGTAATTCGTCTTTGTAGTGACCGCGTTTGTATGCCCACACCATCATCAGCACACCGATGATAACCATTGGCAGTGACAAAATTTGTCCCATAGAGATAAATCCACCGAACAAACCTAGATGAGCATCAGGTTCACGTACGTATTCTACTAAGAAGCGGAATGTACCATATCCTGCTAGGAATAACCCTGATACAGAACCAAGAGGGCGCGGCTTTTTGATGAACCAGTTCAAGATGAAGAACAGCACAATACCTTCAAGCGCCATCTCATAAAGTTGAGATGGGTGACGAGGAAGTGGTCCACCGTTGGGGAAGACAATTGCCCATGGCACATCAGTCACTCGGCCCCAAAGCTCACTGTTCATGAAGTTACCTAAACGACCCATGCCCAAACCAAATGGAACCAATGGTGCGATCATGTCTGCCACACCAAAGAAGGTTCGACCGTTCTTTTTCGCATACCAGAACATCGCAGTGATAACACCAAGCAAACCACCATGGAAAGACATACCACCTGTCCATACCTTAAAGAGGTAAAGAGGGTCGGCTAGGAAAAGGTCAAAGTTATAGAAAAGTACGTAGCCAATACGACCACCCAGCACCACACCTAGAAAGCCTGCAAACAGCAAATCTGATACTTGCTCTCGAGTCCAACCACTATCAGGTTGATCTGCTCGGCGATTTGCTAGCCAAAGAGCAAACATAAAGCCAACAAGGTACATTAAGCCGTACCAGCGAACTGAGATTGGTCCTAGTTCAATAAGAACAGGATCGATATTTGGGAATTCGATAAAACCCTGAGACATACTTGGCTCTCTATCTAAATTGATCAACGGTTAGCTCAATAACTAACAGAAAAGACACTACAGCAGCATTGTTGCTGCTATAAACATTAAAAATACCGCAAAAAATTTCTTCAGCACAGGGGTAGGCAGTTGAGTGGCCAGTTTCGCCCCCACTCGAGTAGTTAGAACTGAAGTACAAGATATCGAGATCAAAGCCGGTAGATAAACATAACCTAAGCTATACGCAGGGAGATCATCGACAGAAGAACCATGCCAAATGAAACCTAGCATTCCCGAAATCGCGATAACACAACCGCACACCGAAGATGAGCCTACGGCTTTACGCATTTCCACACCGTGATGGTTAAGGAAAGGCACCGATAAAGATCCACCGCCAATACCCGCTAAACTTGATACCAAACCAATACCGCCACCACACAACACGGTTTTAGCTGAACCCGGCATCGATTTTTGGCTCTTAGAGCGAATCGACAACAGCATTTGCAACGCCAATACCAAGACAATCACACCAAAGACTTTTGGTAGATATTGAGCTGGAATCACATCGGCCACGAAAGAACCGAGGAAGCCACCGATCACTACACCTGGCATCAACCATTTAACGACAAATATCTCTACGTTACCCAATTTTAAATGGTTAATCGCAGACGATCCTGACGTAACTATGATGGTTGATAGCGAAGTAGCCAATGCCATTTGCATCGCAAACTCTTGAGGGATACCCGCTTTAGGAAGTAAAAACAGTAAGGCAGGAACCACCAGCAAACCACCACCAATGCCTAGCAAGCCAGCTAAGACACCAACAATAGCACCAAGGCCTGCTAGCAAGCCTATCAGTTCATATGACACGTTAAATCCTATTTTTTACCTGCTCGAATGAAGCCTGTAAACTCACGCTCTTCGAAATAGTTCAGCATCATACTATAGATGTCACTACCATACGGTTTTGAAAGTGCCTTATTTGCCAAATCCTGTAATTCAACCAAGTGCGATTGGCGAATCAAATATTTGGTTCTGGCGACGTTCGAGGTATTCATACTTAACGTCTCATACCCCAACCCAATCAATAGCAGCGCGCCCATCGGGTCACCGGCTAGCTCGCCACAGATACACACAGGCAATTGATATTGCTTACAAGTATCATGAATGTGTTTTAATGCCATGATCACCGCTGGGTGCATGGATTCATAGACATCAGAGACTCGTGAATTGTTCCGATCAACCGCTAATAAATATTGCGTTAAGTCGTTGGTACCGACTGAAACAAAGTCGACCTTATCAGCAATCAGCGGCAGTATGTAAAGCATAGATGGCACTTCGATCATGATACCAACGCGAGGCATACGCACTCGGTTATCAAGCTCGTATACTTCATCGTAAGCCTGTTCAATAAGCAGAACCGCATCATCCAGCTCCTGAGCACCTGAGATCATCGGTAATAGAATACTTAAATTCTGACTATCACAGCTAGCACGCAACATGGCGCGTAGTTGAATAATAAAGATATCTGGGTGATCGAGTGTAAAACGAATACCACGCCAACCAAGGAATGGATTATCTTCTTCGATTGGGAAGTAAGGTAACGCTTTATCCCCACCAATATCCAAGGTTCGCATCACCACTTGCTTCTCTGGGTAGCTCGCGAGTACAGAACGGTATTGCTTGAATTGTTCGTCCTCTGACGGAAACCTCTGCTGCAACAAGAAAGAAATTTCGGTTCGATACAGGCCCACCCCATCAACGCCTTGATTGATAGCGATGTTAGTGTCAGCACTCAAACCCGCATTAAGCAGAATCTCAACTTGCTTGTCGTCTTGCGTTTTTGCCGGTAAGTACAGATCTCGATTGACCATAGAAGAGAGCTCACTCTCCTCTAGAATCAGCCCTTGATATTCTTTGAGCAGGTTTTGAGTCGGCTCAATAAAGATCTCACCACTATACCCGTCAACAATCGCTTGCTTACCATTAGCTTGAGCAAGATTTAGGTTAACCCCCATAACAGAAGGAATACCCAAAGCTCGAGATAAAATCGCTGCGTGCGAGTTCGCCGCCCCTTCCAAGGAAATAACCGCTAATAGTTTTTCTTTGGGAATAGACGCTAATACAGAGGCCGTTAACTCACGAACCACCAAAATAATCGGTTTATCTAATGTGCGGAGTTCATGTTCAGAGTTGTGGAGGAAATAGAGCAGTCTTTGCCCAAGCTCTCGGACGTCTTGCGCTCTCTCTCGAAGGTACACATCTGACATACGAGCAAAACGGTTAGAGTAACTCTCAACAACCTGTCTCAATGCCCAATCGGCTTTATC harbors:
- a CDS encoding Na/Pi symporter — encoded protein: MNQATTAAAPISSTTRWLRWANLAFMLYLLLLSVSMVGTGFKWATGEQAKVLFEFASHPVAGLMIGLVATALIQSSSTVTSIIVGLVAGGLPVELAIPMIMGANIGTTVTNTLVSLGHVRCKEEFKRAFASATIHDFFNLLAVAIFLPLEMAFGILEKISHWLVSPMLATGDMSMGGLNFIKPITKPVVSAIKEPLSTFGDTVGGVMLIVLGIATIFVAITVMGKLMKSLMVGRAREILKNAIGRGPIHGIASGSIVTILVQSSSTTTSLMVPLVGSGVLKVRDVYPFTLGANIGTCITALLAATAVSGEFAVFALQIALVHLVFNIMATVFIFGIPFLRELPVKAADIISDMAVKNKSVVAGYLVAVFLVLPGTVLALTA
- a CDS encoding sulfite exporter TauE/SafE family protein; translation: MSYELIGLLAGLGAIVGVLAGLLGIGGGLLVVPALLFLLPKAGIPQEFAMQMALATSLSTIIVTSGSSAINHLKLGNVEIFVVKWLMPGVVIGGFLGSFVADVIPAQYLPKVFGVIVLVLALQMLLSIRSKSQKSMPGSAKTVLCGGGIGLVSSLAGIGGGSLSVPFLNHHGVEMRKAVGSSSVCGCVIAISGMLGFIWHGSSVDDLPAYSLGYVYLPALISISCTSVLTTRVGAKLATQLPTPVLKKFFAVFLMFIAATMLL
- a CDS encoding thymidylate synthase, producing MKQYLDLCQRIVDDGTWIENERTGKRCLTVINADLEYDVGNNQFPLVTTRKSFWKAAVAELLGYIRGYDNAEDFRKLGTKTWDANSNLNEAWLNNPYRKGEDDMGRVYGVQGRAWAKPDGGHIDQLKKIVDDLTNGIDDRGEILNFYNPGEFHMGCLRPCMYSHHFSLLGDTLYLNSTQRSCDVPLGLNFNMVQVYVFLTIMAQITGKKAGVAYHKLVNAHIYEDQLAPMRDVQLKREPLAGPTFHINPEIKSLEDLETWVTMDDFWVEGYECHEAIKYPFSV
- the lgt gene encoding prolipoprotein diacylglyceryl transferase, with the translated sequence MSQGFIEFPNIDPVLIELGPISVRWYGLMYLVGFMFALWLANRRADQPDSGWTREQVSDLLFAGFLGVVLGGRIGYVLFYNFDLFLADPLYLFKVWTGGMSFHGGLLGVITAMFWYAKKNGRTFFGVADMIAPLVPFGLGMGRLGNFMNSELWGRVTDVPWAIVFPNGGPLPRHPSQLYEMALEGIVLFFILNWFIKKPRPLGSVSGLFLAGYGTFRFLVEYVREPDAHLGLFGGFISMGQILSLPMVIIGVLMMVWAYKRGHYKDELPQQTK
- the ptsP gene encoding phosphoenolpyruvate--protein phosphotransferase, which encodes MLSQLREIVEHVSRVEDVSTALDILVKETCSAMQTECCTVYLANNDMQRLELMATQGLIFQGNSIHIGFDEGLVGLVKRSAEPINLAQASAHPAYKFFPELGEKVYHAFLGTPIIHRKQVLGVLVIQQKSPRLFSEMEESFLVTLSAQLAVIVAHAQTQGHWLLEQQKLPATKGIAASSGVAIGDLWWDNTQPELTDVYPASTLNVEREHELLAVAVENALNDFKRMRKRLDSEINKDALAIFDLFTHLLNDPMLRKDLKSQIQKGDKADWALRQVVESYSNRFARMSDVYLRERAQDVRELGQRLLYFLHNSEHELRTLDKPIILVVRELTASVLASIPKEKLLAVISLEGAANSHAAILSRALGIPSVMGVNLNLAQANGKQAIVDGYSGEIFIEPTQNLLKEYQGLILEESELSSMVNRDLYLPAKTQDDKQVEILLNAGLSADTNIAINQGVDGVGLYRTEISFLLQQRFPSEDEQFKQYRSVLASYPEKQVVMRTLDIGGDKALPYFPIEEDNPFLGWRGIRFTLDHPDIFIIQLRAMLRASCDSQNLSILLPMISGAQELDDAVLLIEQAYDEVYELDNRVRMPRVGIMIEVPSMLYILPLIADKVDFVSVGTNDLTQYLLAVDRNNSRVSDVYESMHPAVIMALKHIHDTCKQYQLPVCICGELAGDPMGALLLIGLGYETLSMNTSNVARTKYLIRQSHLVELQDLANKALSKPYGSDIYSMMLNYFEEREFTGFIRAGKK
- the nhaR gene encoding transcriptional activator NhaR codes for the protein MSHLNYNHLYYFWMVCKQGSVTKAAEALFLTPQTVTGQIKALEERMDGKLTKRNGRSVEPTELGQLVFKYADRMFGLSYEMLDIVNYSQHSNILFDVGVADALSKRLVSKILMSTIPPDNSIHLRCFESTHEMLLEQLSQHKLDMILSDCPVDSSQSPGLFSKKLGESGMSFFCSGKVEGISFPAVLEQRKLLIPGSRTSMGRKVLQWFDRQGLKPDILGEFDDAALMKAFARYHHDAIFLAPTLYMSEVEEDTSLQLLGGIEELKEEYYVIFAERMIQHPAVKNVCDADFSKLFE